The following are from one region of the Dermacentor albipictus isolate Rhodes 1998 colony chromosome 5, USDA_Dalb.pri_finalv2, whole genome shotgun sequence genome:
- the LOC135906233 gene encoding cyclin-dependent kinase 1-A-like has protein sequence MPAYAWRWRAFREQRMRAVGQSRAATRLVQTIPGDRLPRILQLPRPRTFVPLQSSRRRIEAGLDSMDNYVMMEKIGEGTYGVVYKARCKRSNKTVAMKKVRVENADEGVPSTTIREVTLLKELTHENIVRLVDVVMPGSNSAMYLVFEYMAMDLRKRLDTLPKDKKLDAAVVKKYVRQILDAIVYCHQRRVLHRDLKPANLLIDQGDTIKVADFGLCRALTLTARPYTHEVVTLWYRAPEVIMGTRRYSTPVDVWSIGCIFFELATGKVLFRGESEIEQLFRIFRVLGTPTDETWPHVAQLPNYKPNFPFWKASVLSELLPEVDGDAVDLLEKMLRYVPGKRISARDALAHPYFAGSSASKQADAELKVD, from the coding sequence ATGCCTGCCTATGCGTGGCGCTGGCGCGCCTTTCGCGAGCAGCGTATGCGCGCGGTCGGGCAGTCTCGAGCTGCTACCCGCCTTGTTCAAACGATCCCCGGGGACCGTTTACCGCGGATACTGCAGCTGCCTCGACCACGAACCTTCGTGCCGCTGCAGTCCTCGCGGAGACGCATCGAGGCCGGCCTGGACAGCATGGACAACTACGTCATGATGGAGAAGATCGGGGAAGGCACGTACGGCGTCGTGTACAAGGCGAGGTGCAAGCGGAGCAACAAGACCGTGGCGATGAAGAAGGTCCGCGTCGAGAACGCAGACGAAGGAGTGCCGTCGACGACCATACGAGAGGTGACCCTCCTCAAGGAGCTGACGCACGAGAACATAGTGCGCCTCGTAGACGTCGTCATGCCGGGATCCAACAGCGCCATGTACTTGGTGTTTGAGTATATGGCCATGGACCTCAGGAAGCGCCTGGACACGCTGCCCAAGGACAAGAAGCTGGATGCCGCCGTGGTCAAAAAGTACGTTCGCCAGATCCTTGACGCCATCGTCTACTGCCACCAGCGGCGAGTACTGCACCGTGACCTGAAGCCCGCCAACCTGCTTATCGACCAGGGGGACACGATCAAGGTGGCCGACTTCGGCTTGTGCCGCGCGCTCACGCTAACCGCGCGCCCGTACACGCACGAGGTGGTCACCCTGTGGTACCGAGCCCCCGAAGTCATCATGGGCACCCGCCGCTATTCGACGCCCGTCGATGTTTGGAGCATCGGATGCATCTTCTTCGAACTGGCCACGGGCAAGGTTCTGTTCCGCGGGGAGTCGGAGATCGAGCAGCTGTTCCGCATATTCCGCGTCCTGGGCACGCCGACGGACGAGACGTGGCCCCACGTGGCGCAGCTGCCCAACTACAAGCCGAACTTTCCCTTCTGGAAGGCGAGCGTCCTGTCCGAGCTGCTCCCGGAGGTGGACGGCGATGCGGTCGACCTGCTCGAGAAGATGCTCCGCTACGTTCCCGGCAAGAGGATATCGGCCCGAGACGCCTTGGCACACCCCTACTTCGCCGGCTCGAGTGCTTCCAAGCAGGCCGACGCCGAACTCAAAGTGGATTGA
- the LOC135906231 gene encoding kelch-like protein 10, whose protein sequence is MSDVVLTSLATLRTSDGGCVAVFKDTLSACSEYFESLFNGPLSKASQGDFLIPGVTKEELQAIVAYASAGDVAITADNVAQLTVAADQLLVDGLLSECCAFMSRNVDLDNCVRVLEMARFFHLEPLRKLALRFLLDNFERVYSENCDFRSLSLQNLVDLLASDELKVRREETVWEATVFWIKSDPEERYACLDKLLPHIRFCLMKDSYLRKVVMRNPFISKNTFCKTIVKRCYTIQQSGRDACLLNPTHSMFVQRVPAEIMFVYGGIHRGYKSNTWEVYDYKTNEWNTVQTDFRQDLVFGLQCVSVGHRIYVMGADIARLCPFCYCFDAAAVKWSAITPMRQLRAFFGIAVLDDRVYCIGGSPNGIVTLDTAEEYDTATDTWRTASRMNHPRLGAGAASCAGRVYIVGGMSTEKLLRSAEAYDPETDRWTIVAPMKTERLFHGLVSYRNKIYVIGGLSRKSSVCEVYDPKRGKWSKGSKTKTFTDKVVAVVLDDKIYAIGEANQKDYKRCLEYFSGDDQKWHSIPGYAPPRWFYTACVIRNLPNAMDYINRPKEMDYKCACAVL, encoded by the coding sequence ATGAGCGATGTTGTCCTCACCTCGCTGGCCACCCTGCGGACCTCCGATGGCGGATGCGTCGCGGTCTTCAAGGACACGCTCAGTGCCTGCAGCGAGTACTTCGAGTCGCTCTTCAACGGGCCGCTATCCAAGGCGAGCCAAGGCGACTTCCTCATCCCCGGGGTGACGAAGGAAGAACTGCAGGCCATCGTTGCGTACGCCAGCGCGGGAGACGTGGCGATCACGGCCGACAACGTCGCACAACTGACCGTCGCGGCGGATCAGTTGCTCGTCGATGGGCTGCTCAGCGAGTGCTGCGCGTTCATGTCGCGCAACGTGGACCTGGACAACTGCGtcagggtcctggagatggcgCGCTTCTTTCACCTCGAACCGCTGCGCAAGCTGGCGCTCCGCTTCCTGCTCGACAACTTCGAGCGGGTGTACTCGGAAAATTGCGACTTCCGCAGTCTGAGCCTACAGAACTTGGTTGACCTGCTCGCGTCGGACGAACTCAAGGTACGCCGCGAGGAGACCGTTTGGGAAGCGACCGTGTTTTGGATAAAGTCCGATCCCGAGGAACGCTACGCGTGTCTGGACAAGCTGCTGCCACACATCCGTTTCTGCCTCATGAAGGACAGCTACCTGAGAAAGGTGGTCATGCGCAATCCTTTCATCTCCAAGAACACGTTCTGCAAGACGATCGTCAAGCGGTGCTACACAATTCAGCAGTCGGGACGCGACGCGTGCCTCTTAAATCCCACCCACAGCATGTTCGTGCAGCGGGTGCCTGCCGAGATCATGTTCGTGTACGGCGGCATACACCGCGGCTACAAGAGCAATACCTGGGAGGTGTACGACTACAAGACCAACGAGTGGAACACTGTGCAGACTGACTTCAGGCAGGACCTGGTCTTCGGCCTGCAGTGCGTCTCGGTGGGTCACAGAATCTACGTCATGGGCGCTGACATCGCGAGGCTGTGTCCGTTTTGTTACTGCTTCGACGCAGCCGCCGTGAAGTGGTCGGCCATAACGCCAATGAGGCAATTGCGGGCCTTCTTCGGTATAGCTGTCCTCGACGACCGCGTGTACTGCATCGGCGGTTCGCCCAACGGCATCGTTACGCTGGACACCGCCGAGGAATACGACACCGCCACGGACACTTGGCGTACCGCAAGCCGCATGAACCATCCTCGGCTCGGCGCCGGGGCGGCCTCTTGCGCGGGCCGCGTCTACATCGTTGGCGGCATGTCTACGGAGAAGCTTCTTCGTTCGGCCGAAGCGTACGATCCCGAGACTGACAGGTGGACGATCGTAGCGCCGATGAAGACCGAGCGGCTTTTCCACGGTCTTGTATCCTACAGGAACAAAATCTACGTCATTGGCGGACTCTCGAGAAAGTCGAGCGTGTGTGAGGTCTACGACCCTAAACGTGGCAAGTGGTCCAAAGGCTCCAAGACCAAGACCTTCACGGACAAGGTCGTCGCCGTGGTTTTGGACGACAAAATCTACGCGATCGGCGAAGCCAACCAGAAGGACTACAAGCGCTGTCTCGAGTACTTCTCGGGTGATGACCAGAAATGGCACTCCATTCCGGGCTACGCGCCGCCGCGCTGGTTCTACACAGCCTGCGTGATCAGGAACCTGCCCAACGCTATGGACTATATCAACAGGCCCAAGGAAATGGACTACAAGTGTGCTTGCGCAGTGCTGTAA